ATTGATTTGCTTGTGCCGATGTTAAGTAATAAAGGCTCTCTGATTAGTGTTATTGAATTGACACGAGGTCAAAGTGAGGATGAAGTGGGTTATGTTGGCGGGAATGCGGCAACGTTGGCTGTGAAAGTTGATAAGTGGGCATTGGAAGGAAAAGATTTTAGTGGATCTGTGATTAAGGGGGCTGACTTTAGTAATGCTTTTTTGTGGCGGATCAAATTGCCTAAAGCAAATCTGGCTGAATGTGTTTTTACTCAAACCTTTGGTAGTATTCATTCAGTAGCATTTAGCCCCGATGGAAAAATTTTTGCAGCTAGTGACGATAATGGACAGATTCGTTTGTGGGCAGTGCTAGATGGGAAAGAAATATTAAGCTTTAAGGCACATACTTTCCGGGTCTTATCAGTTGTCTTTAGTTCCGATGGTACAACAGTAGCTAGTAGCAGCACAGACCGGACAGTACGTATATGGGATGTCAAAACTGGCAAATGCCTGAAAATTTTGCAGGGACACACGGGTTGGGTTCGTTCCGTTGTCTTTAATTCCAATGCACAAATCCTTGCTAGTGCCAGTAATGACCGAACAATACGGTTATGGGATATCAAAACTGGTGAGTGTCTAAAAATCTTAGAGGGACACACAAGTTGGATATTTTCGGTTGTCTTTAATCCCAATGCACAAATCCTTGCTAGTGCCAGTGATGATCAAACAATACGTTTATGGGATGTCAAAACTGGCGAATGCTTAAGAACTTTTCAAGGACATACTAAAAGGGTAATGTCAGTTGTTTGGAGTTTAAATACTGCTGTTTTTGCTAGTGGTAGCGATGATGATAGTATTCGTTTATGGTCTGTCAATACGGGCGAATGCCTGAGAACTTTACAAACTAATAGTAATGGAGTACGGTCAGTAACCTTCAGTCATGATGGTAAAATTCTTGCCAGCGCAGGTTATGATGCGACAGTAAAATTTTGGTATGTTCACACAGGTCAATGCTTAAAAATTTTACAAGGACATTCTCAATCGATTGAATCTATTGCTTTTAGTCCTGACAACCAGATACTTGTTAGTGGTGGCTATGACCAAACAGTTAGGTTATGGAATACTACTGATGGTAAGTGCCTCAAAACTTTGCAGGGATATAGTATCAATTGGGTATGGTCAGTCGCCTTTAGTCCTAGCGGTAAAATTCTTGCTAGCGGTAGCCAGGATAACGTTGTGAGATTATGGAATGTGACTACAGGCGAATGCCTTCAAACTTTACTGGGTCATACTAGTAGGGTATGGTCAGTTAGTTTCAATCCTCAAGGCAATATTCTTGCTAGTAATAGTGAGGATGAAAGTATTAAATTATGGAATGTGACCACAGGTGAATGCCTTCAAACATTTACAGGAGTTAATAGTTATAATCGTCGGGTTAGGTCAATTTGCTTCAGTCCTGATGGCAAAATCATTGCTAGTGGCAGTGCTAACAAAACAGTGAAATTATCGAATGTTACTGACGGTAATTGCTTGCAAACTCTGGACGGGCACACTAAAGCAGTACAATCATTAGCCTTCAGTCCTGATGGCAAAATACTTGTCAGCTGTAGTGATGATTCAACATTAAGAATATGGAATGTTAGTACATCTGAATGTATACAAACTTTGCAAGGTCATACAGATGAAGTACTTTCAGTTGCATTTAGCTCTAATGGGAAAATCGTTGCTAGTGGTAGCTATGAAGGAACAATAAAGCTATGGGATATCAGCACAGGTAATTGCATAAAAACTTTCCCACAAGACACTGGAGCTATCGAATCAATTGCTTTTAGCCCTAATGCTACAATTCTGCTTAGTTGCAGTACTGATCAAACTATCAAGTTATGGGATATCACTACAGGTAAGTGTTTGAAAACCTTACAAGGGCATCTTGGTGCAGTATGGTCAGTCGCCATCAGTCCACTAGGTACGACTATAGCTAGTTGTAGCCAAGATGAGACAATTAAGTTGTGGGATTTTGACACAGGTGAGTGCCTAAAAACTTTGAGGGTTGAAAGACCCTATGAAGATATGAACATCACAGGTGTTACAGGTTTAACCTCAACCGAAAAGGACTCGCTCAAAGCATTAGGTGCGGTGGAAGATAGAGAATAAATCTGGAACGATATGCAAGCTATGTTGAGGCGATCGCACTACCTATCCCTTTACACTAAATATAGTAATAGCAATCGCATTCCCAATTCTGGCACGTTTGTAATGTGCGCGCGATTAACTATTATTTGTATTGGACGACCAACTTTTGAAGTTAACTCCGAGATGATATCAGAGAATGTCTTCAGCTAGTTCATGATACTCGTATGCCACTGGAATTTTAAGAAAGTATTTGCTTGGCACAAATCATTGCACTTTTTTGATAGAAGGTGAACCAAAAGTTGTCAATCACTTTCGGGAACTAAGTAAGGTTACACTGGCCACCAGTACCGCAAGGCGGAATTCAAAATTCAAAATGAATGCAGCGTAAGCGTTTCATCGATTTTGAATGGGTGGTTTATTTACGCCGTGTTGTACTAGTCCTATTGTTGCAGGTGAACTCAGATTCAGTTTTAGCTTATAAGGTGTAAAATTGGCATTGTCCGCCTTACTTATAAAACTGTGAGGTTTTTCGTGCTGACACTTCATCACGCGTCCATTTCTCCCAACTCGCGTCGCGTCTGGATTACTCTACTGGAAAAAGGACTTGAATTTGAATTGGTAGAGATAAAGCTGGATGGAGATCAGTTTAAACCGGAGTTTTTGACAATTAACCCTTTCCATCATATTCCAGTGTTGGTGGATGATGGCTTTAATGTAGTGGAATCCTTAGCAATTTTGGACTATTTAGAGATAAGATATCCAACACCTGCGATGTTGCCTAAAGATGCCAAGGATTTAGCGATCGCACGTATGGTACAACTAGTAACTGTGAATGAGCTTTTGCCCGCAACCAGCACATTTTTACCTCAGTATCTAGGCTTGCCTGGAGGAGATCCAGAAAAAATCGAGAAGGCACTGCATAAAATTGCCACAGTGCTGAAGTTTTTTGAAAATTTATTAGACGATCGCCCTTACTTTGCTAGTCACAACCTCACTCTTGCTGAAATTGTGGCTGGAACTGTAGTAAATGTGCTGCCAAGTGTAGGCATTTCCTTAAGTGAATATCCAAAATTAAATGCTTGGTGCGATCGCTTAGTGGCACGTCCATCGTGGCAAGCTACCGAGGCTACACCGGAGGCAATAGAAGCGTTTAAGTCCATTTTGGTAGCGAGAATGGCGCAGTAAATTCATACCTAATGAATTTAGAGACGCGAAGTTGCACATTTATGCAGCTACGCTTACGCGTCTCTACAATCCAAAATATTCACAGCCTGACTTGATTCAAATGACTACGGGGATTATAAGTACGTATAGCCCGGATTTTTTCATAATATTCCCGCTCTTGTGGGTTGAGTTCTTTTGGTGGCACGATCGCCACTTTCACCAACTGATCGCCGCGTCCACCCTTAGCTAGAGGCCAACCTTTGCCACGCAAACGCAGAGATTGACCAGAACGTACTCCTGCTGGTAGCTTAACATTAACTGAACCATCGGGAGTGGGTACATCAATAGACGCTCCCAGAGTAGCTTCATCTGGTGTGATTGCCACTTCGCAAACCAAGTTATCGCCTTCCATTTGGAAAAACGAGTGCGGCTGAAGTTCGACTTTTAAGTATAAATCCCCGCGTTGCTTAGTCATGGGGTTAATTTGACCTTTCCCTCGCACGCGCAAGCGAGTACCAGTTTTAGCCCCAGATGGGATGCGGACATCTATTGTTTCGTTACCCAGACTAAAGCGTTTTTGCACACCATTAAATGCTTCAGCAAGAGTTAGAGCGATCGCAGCTTCACTATCTTGGCTAGTACCCGCACCTGCATCTTGAAACCCAAAATCGTTAAAACCGCCAAAACCACTTGGCGCGCCTGTAGGAGGGCGGTAAGAGTAACTTTGTTGCCCACCGCGAGGTGCAGCACCACCAAAACGTCCTAGCAACTCATTGATGAACTCATCAAAAT
This Nostoc sp. C052 DNA region includes the following protein-coding sequences:
- a CDS encoding glutathione S-transferase family protein, with the translated sequence MLTLHHASISPNSRRVWITLLEKGLEFELVEIKLDGDQFKPEFLTINPFHHIPVLVDDGFNVVESLAILDYLEIRYPTPAMLPKDAKDLAIARMVQLVTVNELLPATSTFLPQYLGLPGGDPEKIEKALHKIATVLKFFENLLDDRPYFASHNLTLAEIVAGTVVNVLPSVGISLSEYPKLNAWCDRLVARPSWQATEATPEAIEAFKSILVARMAQ
- a CDS encoding DnaJ C-terminal domain-containing protein yields the protein MAATDFKDYYAILGVSKTASPEEIKQAFRKLARKYHPDVNPNNKQAEARFKEVSEAYEVVSDPDKRKKYDQFGQYWKQAGEGFPSGGVGADMGNFDFSQYGNFDEFINELLGRFGGAAPRGGQQSYSYRPPTGAPSGFGGFNDFGFQDAGAGTSQDSEAAIALTLAEAFNGVQKRFSLGNETIDVRIPSGAKTGTRLRVRGKGQINPMTKQRGDLYLKVELQPHSFFQMEGDNLVCEVAITPDEATLGASIDVPTPDGSVNVKLPAGVRSGQSLRLRGKGWPLAKGGRGDQLVKVAIVPPKELNPQEREYYEKIRAIRTYNPRSHLNQVRL